A genome region from Gymnogyps californianus isolate 813 chromosome 4, ASM1813914v2, whole genome shotgun sequence includes the following:
- the DRD5 gene encoding D(1B) dopamine receptor: MLRGGRSPLPPPAGPPGGARGPAGAPGAAQVAAGGLLALLILWTLFGNTLVCAAIVRYRHLRSKVTNIFIVSLAVSDLLVALLVMPWKAVAEVAGYWPFGAFCNVWVAFDIMCSTASILNLCVISVDRYWAISSPFRYERKMTQRLALVMISVAWALSVLISFIPVQLNWHKGGDVVAAADIADGFGTGWAAAGAVTTWAEDMSTTWVALAAMRPSDGTSDSNDTLAGPSESCDSSLNRTYAISSSLISFYIPVAIMIVTYTRIYRIAQVQIRRISSLERAAEHAQSCRSSHIDCHHHTSLKSSIRKETKVLKTLSVIMGVFVCCWLPFFILNCMVPFCESPPSDPHAGLPCVSETTFNIFVWFGWANSSLNPIIYAFNADFRKVFSNLLGCAQFCSSTPVETVNISNELISYNQDTLFHKEIATAYVNMIPNVVDCEENREDPFDGMSQICPDYEIATDSVCELDCEGEISLGKITPFTPNGLH; the protein is encoded by the coding sequence ATGCTGCGGGGCGGCCGgagcccgctgccgccgccggcggggccccccggcggggcgcgggggccggcgggcgcCCCCGGGGCGGCGCAGGTGGCGGCGGGCGGCCTGCTGGCTCTGCTCATCCTCTGGACGCTCTTTGGGAACACGCTGGTGTGCGCGGCCATCGTCCGCTACCGGCACCTGAGGAGCAAGGTCACCAACATCTTCATCGTGTCGCTGGCTGTCTCGGACCTGCTGGTGGCTCTGCTAGTCATGCCCTGGAAGGCGGTGGCTGAGGTGGCGGGGTACTGGCCCTTTGGGGCTTTCTGCAACGTCTGGGTGGCCTTCGATATCATGTGCTCCACGGCCTCCATCCTGAACCTATGCGTGATTAGCGTGGACAGGTACTGGGCTATTTCTAGCCCTTTCCGCTATGAGAGGAAGATGACCCAGCGGCTGGCTCTGGTGATGATCAGCGTGGCGTGGGCTTTGTCTGTGCTCATCTCCTTCATCCCTGTCCAGCTCAACTGGCACAAAGGTGGGGatgttgttgctgctgctgataTTGCAGATGGATTTGGCactggctgggcagcagcaggtgcTGTCACCACCTGGGCAGAAGATATGAGCACCACATGGGTGGCATTAGCAGCAATGAGACCCTCTGATGGGACCTCTGACAGCAATGATACCCTCGCTGGACCATCAGAGAGCTGTGACTCCAGCCTCAACAGGACTTACGctatttcctcctccttgaTCAGTTTTTATATCCCGGTGGCTATCATGATAGTTACCTACACTCGAATCTACCGCATTGCCCAGGTGCAGATTCGTCGTATCTCTTCCCTGGAGAGGGCAGCCGAGCATGCGCAGAGCTGCCGGAGCAGCCACATTGACTGCCACCATCACACAAGCCTCAAGTCATCCATCAGGAAAGAGACCAAGGTGTTGAAGACTCTCTCCGTCATCATGGGCGTCTTTGTCTGCTGCTGGTTGCCATTCTTCATCTTGAACTGCATGGTTCCCTTCTGCGAGAGCCCACCCAGTGACCCCCATGCTGGCCTTCCCTGCGTCAGTGAGACCACCTTTAATATCTTCGTCTGGTTTGGTTGGGCCAACTCCTCTCTCAACCCCATCATCTATGCCTTCAATGCTGACTTTAGAAAGGTCTTCTCCAACCTTCTGGGATGCGCTCAGTTTTGCTCTAGTACTCCAGTGGAGACTGTTAATATAAGCAATGAGCTTATCTCTTACAACCAGGACACCCTTTTCCATAAGGAGATAGCGACTGCTTATGTTAACATGATCCCAAATGTGGTTGACTGTGAGGAAAATCGCGAGGACCCTTTTGATGGGATGTCCCAGATCTGCCCCGACTATGAAATTGCCACTGACTCTGTCTGTGAGCTGGACTGTGAGGGGGAGATTTCACTAGGCAAAATAACACCTTTCACTCCAAATGGTTTACATTAA